The DNA sequence TCTTTATATTCTTTCATAACCTCTTTAATTTCATCCAATTCAAGATGTCCTTCAATTTTTTTGCTATTTTTTACCATGAATATTAATTTGTAATTTATATGGTATAAACTTTTCGAGAAAAACTATATTTTGGATTTAGACCAACGCCATGTGTATTTCTTTAAGTGATTAGCTTTTCCACCAGGAACAATAGAAAAATTTTCAGAAATCTCATTTAAAAAACTTTCATCATAAATTTTAAAACTTTCATTATCAATATAAATCCAATCATTAACTCTACGAATTTTAAAATCCAAAGATTCAGAATATCTAATACCACTTTCATCAAGATTTCTAATGTTAAATAAACCTCTAGTTGCATAATGTTTATCTTTAAATTTGAATTGACGTTCAACTTTTTGTTTATTTATTGAAACCAAATTTATATTCTTTGCATATGCAACTATATATTCTGTATCAACAGTTATATTAGTTGCATCACCCGCACCACCAGTTTTACTTCTCCATATAAAATTTGAAATAAAATTATCTTCACCAAATATTTCATCACAAATCTTTAATAAAGTAGAATATTCATTATCATCAATACTTATAAAAATTAATCCTTCATTAGATAATAAATTTCTAGCTAATTTAAGTCTAGGATACATCATATTCAACCAATTGCTATGATAACGCCCATTAGTTTCTCTATTTGTACTTAATTTAATACCAATGCTCTCTCTCTCTCTCTCTCCTGTAACTAATTGTCCTGTAAGCTCTAAATAATTTTCTAAATTATCTTTAAAATTATCCTTATAAATAAAATCTTTTCCAGTATTATAAGGCGGATCTATGTAAATACATTTTATCTTATTATAATAACTTTTTTGTAAAAGC is a window from the Methanobrevibacter oralis genome containing:
- a CDS encoding site-specific DNA-methyltransferase, translated to MKLDGKSKDIVSDNISKLKEIFPEVITEDKVDFKKLELILGEDIDVSSEKYSFTWPGKTQAIKESQKQFTGTLRPCREESKNWDTTQNLYIEGDNLEVLKLLQKSYYNKIKCIYIDPPYNTGKDFIYKDNFKDNLENYLELTGQLVTGERERESIGIKLSTNRETNGRYHSNWLNMMYPRLKLARNLLSNEGLIFISIDDNEYSTLLKICDEIFGEDNFISNFIWRSKTGGAGDATNITVDTEYIVAYAKNINLVSINKQKVERQFKFKDKHYATRGLFNIRNLDESGIRYSESLDFKIRRVNDWIYIDNESFKIYDESFLNEISENFSIVPGGKANHLKKYTWRWSKSKI